AGAACCCTTCCGCGAGAGTCGGATAGAGGAGGAACTCCGCGCCCCGGTACAGGGCGGGGAGGTCGCTCTCCTCGACGACGCCGATCCGTCGCACGCCGCCGTTCGCCGGCGCGGGAGCCGCCGGCGTCGGGCCGGCGAGAACCAGCTCGAGACCGTCGACCCGCGCGGCGCGGAATGCCTCGACGACGCGGCGGACGTTCTTGTGCGGTTTCGCCCCTCCGAGATACAGCGCGTAACGGCCGGCGATCGCGTATCGGTTCCTCACCCGGCTCACGTCTTCGTCCGGAACGCCCGTCCGGAAGGGGGGCGGCACTCCGTGGGGGATCGTCTCGAGCTTCGCCGCGACGGCCGGCGAGAGCTCCTCGAGCTCGCGGGCGACCGCTGCGGTCGGAGCGATCACCGCGGCCGCCGCGGCGAGCGCGCGCCGGATCATGATCCGGGCGTACGGATAGCGAAGGGGAGAGACGCCGTCCGCCGGAAAATCGAGATGGATCGTGTCGTGAATCGTGACGACGGACGCGGTCCCGACCCGCCAGGGAAGGACGTAATGCAGGGCATGGAACAGGTCGAGCCGCTCGCCGCGGATTCGCGCTCCGAAGCGGAACAGCTCGTCGGCGGAATATCCGGACGCCTTCTCCGGCACGAGGGAGAAATCCGGCGGAAGAGTCCCGAAGAGCGGTTCGTCTCCCGGCCGGACGAAGAGCGTGAACCGCGCGCCGGCCGCGTCCGGGAGCGCGGCGAGCGCGTCGACGAGTCCGCGCGTGTAGGTCCCGATTCCGTAGTCCCGCGCCTTCCGCGCGTCGATTCCGATCGCGGGCCGGCGCCCGAATCCGGCCGTCATCGTTCGCCGCGCCCGCCGGCGCTCTCCGCCGCGTCGCGCAGCACGCGGGCGGTCCGCTCGGCCGCCGCGGGCCAGCGAAACCCGGCGGCACGCGCGAGGCCGCGTTCGATCTGCGTTCGCCGCAGGTCCCGGTCGTCGAGGAACCGCGCGAGCGCGCCGGCGAAGCCGGCGACGTCGTCGGGTGCGACCGCGAGCGCCGCGTCCCGCGCCACTTCGAGGAGCGCGGCGGCGTTCGAGATCACCGCGGGCGTTCCGCTCGCCATCGCCTCGAGCACGGGGAGGCCGAAGCCTTCCTCGCGCGAGGGATAGCAGAACGCCTCGGCGGACCGGAGCAGCGCCGGAACGTCTTCGGCCGGCACGTAGCCGGCGCGGTGGATCCGCTCCGCGAAGGGAGATCGCGCGATTCTCGCCAGCAGCGCCTCCGACTTCCATCCTCCGCTTCCGGCGAGGAGGAGGTCGGGGCGGCGCGGATCTTCGCTCCACAGCCTCTCGCACGCGGCGACGAGGGTGCCGAGGTTCTTCCGCGGCTCGAACGTTCCGAGATGGAGGATGAAAGGGCGGCCCGCCGTCCGGGCCGCGCGGACCGAATCCGCTTCTCCGGGTTCGGCGGCGACGGGAGAGAAACGAGAATCGACCCCGTGCTCGATCACGGCGATGCGGGCGGCCACGTCGGGGAACCGCCGCGCGAGCTCGGCGGCCGTGGCCTGCGAGACGGCGATCACGCGCGCCGAACGCTCGAGAGTCTTTTCGATCCAGGGGAGGAACGCGACGATGGTCTTTCGCCGGTGCCATTCCGGATGGGTGAGCGGCGTCAGATCGTGGACGACGGGGACGTAGGGAAGGTCGATCCGGGCCGGAGCGATCGTCACGGCCGAGAGGAGGACGTCGCATCCTTCGGCGGCGAGGTCGCGGGAGAGGCGCGTCTGGAGCCAGACCGTGCCGAACCGGCGCCGGTTCGAGCCCGGCCGGAAGGACGAGGGGAGGCTTCCGGCGGAAAGGGAGATTTCCCGGGGCGCGAAGAGCGTCACGTCCACCCCGGGCAGCGCGGAGAGTCCGCGGGCGATCTGGGCGGTGTACACGGCGATCCCGGTGTGCTCGGAGAGCAGCGCTCGCGCATCGATTCCCACCTTCACGGCGTGCATTGTACGGGCCCCGATGCGCGGGACGCCGGGATTCGCGGAGCGAGCGGGCGGACCTCGCTGATTTGACAGAATCCCCGTATTTTCCTATCTTTACGAGTTCCGATGCCCGAGCCGCGCATTCATCTCGAAGGGGCGCGAGAAAAGCCCCTGGGGTTCTCCGGCGAGACGACGCTTTCCGTCGCCGATCTCGGAGGGGATCCCCTCGTCTCGCTCTCTCCCGTCCGGATGAGCGGGGTCATCTCCCGCGTGGACGAGGAGTACCTGATCGACGGGGAGCTGGCCTGGTCGGGCGAGCTCACCTGCTCGCGCTGCGTTTCCCCCTACGCCTTCGCCGAGGCGCTGCCCCTGCATCTTCGCCTCCGGAAGCGTCCGGCGCCCGCGAAGCCGGAGAAG
This genomic interval from Thermoanaerobaculia bacterium contains the following:
- a CDS encoding glycosyltransferase, with product MTAGFGRRPAIGIDARKARDYGIGTYTRGLVDALAALPDAAGARFTLFVRPGDEPLFGTLPPDFSLVPEKASGYSADELFRFGARIRGERLDLFHALHYVLPWRVGTASVVTIHDTIHLDFPADGVSPLRYPYARIMIRRALAAAAAVIAPTAAVARELEELSPAVAAKLETIPHGVPPPFRTGVPDEDVSRVRNRYAIAGRYALYLGGAKPHKNVRRVVEAFRAARVDGLELVLAGPTPAAPAPANGGVRRIGVVEESDLPALYRGAEFLLYPTLAEGF
- a CDS encoding glycosyltransferase family 1 protein, translated to MKVGIDARALLSEHTGIAVYTAQIARGLSALPGVDVTLFAPREISLSAGSLPSSFRPGSNRRRFGTVWLQTRLSRDLAAEGCDVLLSAVTIAPARIDLPYVPVVHDLTPLTHPEWHRRKTIVAFLPWIEKTLERSARVIAVSQATAAELARRFPDVAARIAVIEHGVDSRFSPVAAEPGEADSVRAARTAGRPFILHLGTFEPRKNLGTLVAACERLWSEDPRRPDLLLAGSGGWKSEALLARIARSPFAERIHRAGYVPAEDVPALLRSAEAFCYPSREEGFGLPVLEAMASGTPAVISNAAALLEVARDAALAVAPDDVAGFAGALARFLDDRDLRRTQIERGLARAAGFRWPAAAERTARVLRDAAESAGGRGER
- a CDS encoding DUF177 domain-containing protein, with the translated sequence MPEPRIHLEGAREKPLGFSGETTLSVADLGGDPLVSLSPVRMSGVISRVDEEYLIDGELAWSGELTCSRCVSPYAFAEALPLHLRLRKRPAPAKPEKGRAGEEEEESEMDPGELDVVFYDEPILPFDEIAREQVLMALPMKPLCREDCRGLCPQCGKDWNVAECSCESPVDPRLEVLKNLKQEV